In the Solanum pennellii chromosome 5, SPENNV200 genome, one interval contains:
- the LOC114077195 gene encoding uncharacterized protein LOC114077195, whose translation MVERESGCKLKYIRSDNGTEYTSYQFNKYCKDLGIQQQLTGKYTPQWNGVSERKNRIVIKMARCMLAKKKMPKYFWAEAVNTAVYLLNSLATRAVQGITPFEAWKGIKPSARNLKVFGSVCYAHITDVKRGKLDSKSQLCVLLGYSTIAKGYTVYNVSSRKVIVSRDLVVDESRHYDWDRDSIVKNQDSPVLKNKSLAEVYEQCHFSLIEPSSFEEAANHKMWISAMEEELSMINKHGWELVDRPEEKNVVGVKWVYRTKYNPDGSIFKNKARHVVKVILSRLEWILEKREEDKVYKLKRALYGLKEAPRAWFSSLDSHLLSQRFNRSLNKPTLYFKGQQFFSEHKEARYCSTIFSRSRVCVCCICYKSSNLVKKDLVGIKFVAKTTNSDLCDNKSAIMMAENPGKHGRTKNINIRFHALRDAEKNGEVKLVHYISDQQTDVLTKALSTKKFKFQRQAENDGEVQLAHCSSDQQIA comes from the exons ATGGTTGAAAGGGAGAGTGGCTGTAAACTGAAGTATATTAGATCCGATAATGGAACTGAATATACTTCATATCAATTCAACAAGTATTGTAAAGATTTGGGTATCCAACAACAATTAACTGGTAAATACACTCCACAATGGAACGGGGTTTCTGAGAGGAAGAACAGAATTGTGATAAAGATGGCAAGATGCATGTTGGCAAAAAAGAAGATGCCTAAATActtttgggctgaagcagtcAATACCGctgtctatttgctaaatagtTTAGCAACTAGAGCAGTCCAAGGTATTACACCATTTGAAGCATGGAAGGGTATCAAGCCGTCTGCAAGAAACTTGAAGGTATTTGGTTCGGTATGCTATGCACATATTACTGATGTTAAAAGAGGAAAATTAGACAGTAAGTCACAACTGTGTGTTCTGTTGGGCTATAGTACAATTGCAAAAGGATACACAGTATACAATGTTAGTAGTAGAAAGGTGATTGTTAGTAGAGATCTTGTAGTGGATGAGTCTAGACATTATGATTGGGATCGAGATAGTATTGTGAAGAACCAAG ACTCTCCTGTTTTGAAGAACAAATCACTAGCAGAAGTTTATGAGCAATGTCATTTTTCTCTTATTGAACCATCCTCATTTGAAGAAGCAGCAAACCACAAAATGTGGATTTCAGCAATGGAGGAGGAACTTTCCATGATTAATAAACATGGTTGGGAGTTGGTTGATAGGCCAGAAGAGAAGAATGTTGTCGGGGTCAAATGGGTCTATCGAACAAAGTACAATCCAGATGGCTCCATCTTCAAGAATAAAGCTAGACATGTAGTAAAGGTTATTCTCAGCAGGCTGGAGTGGATTTTGGAGAAAC GTGAAGAAGACAAGGTCTACAAGCTTAAAAGGGCTCTCTATGGTCTTAAAGAAGCCCCAAGAGCTTGGTTTAGTAGTCTGGATTCTCATTTGTTGTCTCAACGCTTCAACAGAAGCCTAAATAAGCCTACTTTGTACTTCAAAGGGCAA CAATTTTTCTCGGAGCACAAAGAAGCAAGATATTGTAGCACAATCTTCAGCAGAAGTAGAGTATGTGTCTGCTGCATCTGCTACAAATCAAGCAATCTGGTTAAGAAAGATCTTGTTGGAATTAAATTTGTTGCCAAAACAACCAACAGTGATCTATGTGACAATAAATCAGCCATTATGATGGCTGAAAATCCGGGGAAACATGGAAGAACAAAGAATATCAACATAAGGTTTCATGCTTTAAGGGATGCCGAGAAGAATGGTGAAGTTAAGTTGGTGCATTACATCAGTGATCAGCAGACTGATGTTCTGACCAAGGCTCTTTCCACTAAGAAGTTTAAGTTTCAAAG GCAAGCAGAAAATGATGGAGAAGTACAACTTGCTCATTGCAGCTCTGATCAACAGATTGCGTAA
- the LOC114077196 gene encoding uncharacterized protein LOC114077196 → MAPENQPSTGPPTFNEENYHIWDIKMKAYLKALNLWDVFELGEPSIHPLRVNAIPNEIKKYDELVTRSPRALTCIYSSNTDVMFTSIMTCETAKKAWDKLKEEFEGNNRVKFVRLLALKREFEVLKMKDLDSVKEYSSKLMEIVSQIRILGETFPDQKVVEKIMVSLPNKFE, encoded by the coding sequence ATGGCACCTGAAAATCAACCATCGACAGGTCCTCCGACTTTTAATGAAGAGAATTATCACATATGGGACATCAAAATGAAGGCTTATCTAAAGGCTCTTAACTTATGGGATGTTTTTGAGCTTGGAGAACCTTCTATCCATCCATTGAGAGTTAATGCAATACCTAATGAAATTAAGAAGTATGATGAGTTGGTGACTAGATCTCCACGAGCTCTCACTTGCATATATTCAAGTAATACAGACGTGATGTTTACGAGTATTATGACTTGTGAAACAGCCAAAAAGGCTTGGGATAAGTTAAAAGAGGAGTTTGAAGGAAACAATAGAGTAAAGTTTGTTAGACTCTTAGCATTAAAGAGAGAGTTTGAGGTTTTGAAGATGAAAGACTTAGACAGTGTGAAAGAATACTCTTCAAAGCTGATGGAGATTGTGAGCCAGATAAGAATACTTGGAGAAACCTTTCCAGATCAGAAAGTTGTAGAGAAGATCATGGTCAGTCTTCCAAACAAGTTTGAATAA